A region of Anolis sagrei isolate rAnoSag1 chromosome 2, rAnoSag1.mat, whole genome shotgun sequence DNA encodes the following proteins:
- the HIGD2A gene encoding HIG1 domain family member 2A, mitochondrial, whose product MAQAPPPPLDPSRPPLIEGFQPGAYHHREEGFADKFMRKTRENPLVPIGCLGTAGVLTYGLICFKRGNTRQSQIMMRARILAQGFTVAALVVGVVVTALKPKK is encoded by the exons ATGGCGCAGGCCCCTCCGCCTCCGCTTGACCCCAGCCGGCCCCCTTTGATCGAGGGCTTCCAGCCGGGCGCTTACCACCACCGCGAGGAGGGCTTCGCGGACAAGTTCATGCGCAAGACCCGCGAGAACCCGCTGGTGCCCATCG GCTGCCTTGGTACAGCAGGAGTCCTAACTTATGGGCTCATCTGTTTTAAGAGGGGCAACACTCGCCAGTCCCAGATAATGATGCGGGCACGAATCCTGGCTCAGGGCTTCACCGTTGCAGCCTTGGTCGTGGGTGTGGTTGTTACGGCACTGAAGCCCAAGAAGTGA